The Desulfobotulus mexicanus genome includes a region encoding these proteins:
- a CDS encoding N-acyl homoserine lactonase family protein has protein sequence MSDWRIHILANGRFSVRFCTEEGLELMPSMENIPSLVFLLQSGSRCLIVDTGFDPEDVGGQGSSAVQGQGESLTEGLKGLGLAPGDISDVLMTHLHWDHTAGMGLFPGARFHVQADALRCFCNLNPNEETYYRPGHWLHLLDRMVFVEGSHELMPGIRLHHTGGHCPGHQAVLVETGQGTVALAGDLPFDYSGLWSALPADFWETYRRGKGGRLWWTKEQWETLYAFMEKKGLMNQPCQAESLGYGKLRRMCSRVFLTHAPELYPSPVGVLSVPV, from the coding sequence ATGTCTGACTGGCGGATTCACATACTGGCCAATGGTCGGTTTTCCGTTCGTTTTTGTACGGAAGAAGGGCTGGAGCTTATGCCCTCCATGGAAAATATCCCAAGCCTTGTGTTCCTTCTGCAGTCCGGTTCCCGCTGTCTGATTGTGGATACGGGCTTTGATCCGGAAGACGTTGGTGGGCAGGGATCTTCGGCTGTACAAGGGCAAGGGGAATCCCTTACAGAAGGTCTGAAGGGGCTGGGCTTGGCTCCCGGAGACATTTCCGATGTCCTGATGACCCATCTGCACTGGGATCATACGGCAGGTATGGGTCTTTTCCCCGGAGCACGTTTTCATGTACAGGCGGATGCCCTGCGTTGTTTTTGCAATTTAAATCCCAATGAAGAAACCTATTATCGTCCGGGCCACTGGCTGCATCTCCTTGACCGCATGGTTTTTGTGGAAGGCAGCCACGAACTGATGCCCGGTATCCGCCTCCATCACACCGGGGGGCATTGTCCGGGACATCAGGCCGTACTGGTTGAAACCGGGCAGGGGACAGTGGCTCTGGCGGGTGACCTCCCCTTTGATTATTCCGGACTCTGGTCGGCATTGCCCGCAGACTTCTGGGAAACCTATCGCAGGGGAAAGGGCGGGCGGCTCTGGTGGACAAAAGAGCAATGGGAAACACTTTATGCTTTTATGGAGAAAAAGGGGCTTATGAATCAGCCATGCCAGGCAGAAAGCCTGGGCTACGGCAAATTGCGCCGCATGTGCTCACGGGTTTTTCTCACCCATGCCCCGGAGCTTTATCCTTCTCCGGTAGGGGTATTATCTGTTCCGGTGTGA